A single genomic interval of Lathyrus oleraceus cultivar Zhongwan6 chromosome 7, CAAS_Psat_ZW6_1.0, whole genome shotgun sequence harbors:
- the LOC127105952 gene encoding uncharacterized protein LOC127105952: MEFEEAHENLCAIRLLYRLLEDNSTALKDSNSENVVERARVLLKSLLDVAVEVVFETHLKTTATKAGNSKTSIEQEKLVTVPQSKSAVANNNSQTSENNQTRSKTALQKDEQPQLELLCNKEQSKLSNFSISDTGGTESRTLRSLGEENGMMQHNLVKEQNQSNEDALPNRENNHHEQQHNNVNALYGHGKHAEESLRMLDTKVGESNNDNNMPLQSASRFSECLKQKGDFSDDLVNAIKRIESRILAFKLCSNLVESSKSNSAVRDPLHKVANLESPKIQRKVSAARSHFNCKKSLLEGHRLMDQHTRDSSSKGENLISESAAEEPFLDRNESSSQSQVAYQNCWLRTVNAESAKSVNILMHITTQLVSGEEELRSGTRIQPSVQNMDMIERVKSLNRLVSGDAHLGNQASECIQGLRVPLNQAGLTKKSSMFSSQTNRESLVRKSPIAGWSKPDLNHKERNSESSHAQNLERFTPTVARREKPLPHQMVIKPTLLDQRSNEITVNSHQHRDESVLYRRGTHKTGNVEPCKTRFETQLREPEESISNSDSCSRWTSQQNSANTSSESEDSFLSVGTQGSKSGRMVDALYEGSSKESSDSNFNINNAPSHRIGSFKSYGYHSERNPKKTIRGLKRLKNKLGLIFHHHHHHHHHHDGDNGSLHSYEGPRHSMWNHLQNVFHHKNKSGMITNQKVEKTRRGATTKVVPHRNQIGHFHRLVEGLLRHVQHSKKPKPSRHGLVKGSHDNAHGHGQKNLHWWQTLRRSRGVKLKKKGRVKKMGFISQKSLKN; this comes from the exons ATGGAATTTGAAGAAGCGCATGAAAATCTATGTGCTATCAGACTCTTATATAGACTTCTTGAGGATAACAGTACCGCTTTGAAAGATTCGAATTCCGAGAAT GTGGTTGAGAGAGCTCGAGTATTGTTGAAAAGTTTACTTGATGTTGCTGTTGAAGTTGTTTTTGAGACTCATTTGAAG ACCACAGCAACAAAAGCAGGAAACTCTAAGACATCGATTGAACAAGAAAAACTTGTGACCGTGCCGCAGTCAAAGTCTGCAGTGGCAAATAACAATTCTCAAACCTCGGAAAACAATCAAACTCGAAGTAAAACGGCTTTACAGAAGGATGAGCAACCTCAACTTGAATTACTATGTAACAAAGAACAGTCAAAGCTGTCAAACTTTAGCATCTCTGATACTGGAGGAACGGAAAGTAGAACACTAAGGAGTTTAGGTGAGGAGAATGGTATGATGCAGCATAATTTAGTGAAGGAACAAAATCAGTCTAATGAAGATGCTTTACCAAACAGAGAGAACAATCATCATGAACAACAACATAATAATGTGAATGCTTTATATGGTCATGGTAAGCATGCAGAAGAATCATTGCGAATGTTAGACACAAAAGTTGGTGAGTCCAATAATGACAATAATATGCCGTTGCAGAGTGCTTCCAGATTTTCTGAATGTCTAAAACAGAAGGGAGATTTCTCAGATGATTTGGTTAATGCAATAAAAAGAATTGAATCTCGCATTTTGGCTTTTAAACTTTGCTCGAATTTGGTGGAATCCAGTAAGAGCAACAGTGCAGTTCGCGATCCTTTGCACAAAGTAGCTAATTTGGAAAGTCCCAAAATACAAAGAAAAGTCAGTGCTGCAAGAAGTCACTTTAATTGTAAAAAGTCTCTCTTGGAAGGACATAGGCTAATGGATCAACACACTCGTGATTCAAGTTCTAAAGGTGAAAACTTGATTTCAGAAAGTGCAGCTGAGGAACCCTTTTTAGATCGAAATGAATCATCGAGTCAGAGTCAGGTAGCTTATCAGAATTGTTGGCTTCGTACAGTTAATGCAGAGTCTGCCAAGAGTGTTAACATACTAATGCATATTACCACACAGTTAGTATCAGGTGAAGAAGAATTGAGAAGTGGAACTAGGATTCAACCTTCAGTACAAAACATGGACATGATAGAAAGAGTCAAGTCATTGAATAGGTTAGTTAGTGGTGATGCCCACCTTGGGAATCAAGCTAGTGAGTGTATTCAAGGTTTGAGGGTTCCTTTGAATCAAGCTGGTCTTACTAAGAAGTCTTCCATGTTTTCTAGTCAAACCAATAGGGAAAGTTTGGTCAGAAAATCTCCAATAGCAGGTTGGTCTAAGCCTGATCTGAATCATAAGGAAAGGAATTCTGAATCTTCTCATGCACAGAATTTAGAAAGATTTACACCTACTGTTGCCCGAAGAGAAAAGCCACTGCCTCATCAGATGGTAATAAAACCAACTCTATTGGACCAGAGATCCAATGAGATTACGGTGAATTCCCATCAACATAGAGATGAATCAGTTTTATACAGGAGAGGAACTCATAAGACAGGTAATGTTGAGCCTTGTAAAACTAGGTTTGAAACCCAACTTCGTGAACCAGAGGAATCAATCTCAAACTCTGACTCTTGTTCTCGATGGACTTCTCAGCAAAACAGTGCCAATACTAGTAGTGAATCTGAGGACTCCTTCTTGTCAGTTGGTACACAAGGTTCCAAATCAGGAAGGATGGTTGATGCATTATATGAAGGAAGCTCAAAAGAGAGTAGTGATTCAAATTTCAATATAAACAATGCCCCTTCACATAGAATTGGAAGTTTTAAATCTTATGGATATCACAGTGAAAGAAATCCAAAGAAAACAATTCGAGGCCTAAAGAGGCTGAAAAATAAGTTGGGACTAATCTTTCaccaccatcatcatcaccatcaccaTCATGATGGTGACAATGGTAGCCTTCATTCTTATGAAGGTCCTAGACATTCAATGTGGAATCACTTGCAGAATGTTTTCCATCACAAAAACAAGTCTGGAATGATAACAAATCAAAAAGTTGAGAAGACAAGGAGAGGGGCTACTACAAAAGTTGTGCCACACAGAAACCAGATTGGCCATTTTCATAGACTTGTGGAAGGACTATTGAGACACGTCCAGCATTCAAAGAAGCCAAAGCCTTCCAGGCATGGTTTGGTTAAAGGGTCTCATGATAATGCACATGGACATGGGCAAAAGAACCTTCATTGGTGGCAAACCCTTCGACGAAGCCGAGgggtgaagttgaaaaagaaagGCCGAGTTAAAAAAATGGGCTTTATAAGCCAAAAATCACTTAAGAACTAA